In Bacillus sp. KH172YL63, one genomic interval encodes:
- a CDS encoding DNA alkylation repair protein has protein sequence MNKETVMEELEALGKERSKKMYISNGAREPVFGVATGAMKPIAKKIKKDQVLAEELYATGNYDAMYFAGVIADPKAMTVEDFERWIDGAYFYMLSDYVVAVTLAETDIAQDVSDAWIESGEELKMSAGWSCYCWLLGSRKDEEFSTEKLAGMLQQVKESIHDAPERTKSAMNNFVTTVGVSYAPLHETALETAKAIGPVEMKREGKKNAVLHAYEDIQKQVERLRIGFKRKYVRC, from the coding sequence GTGAACAAAGAAACTGTGATGGAAGAACTTGAAGCACTCGGCAAGGAACGGAGCAAGAAGATGTACATATCGAACGGTGCCCGCGAGCCGGTATTTGGGGTTGCGACAGGGGCGATGAAGCCGATCGCGAAAAAGATCAAGAAGGATCAGGTGTTGGCAGAGGAGCTCTATGCGACGGGAAATTATGATGCCATGTATTTTGCCGGTGTCATTGCCGATCCGAAAGCGATGACCGTTGAAGACTTCGAGCGCTGGATCGACGGGGCGTATTTCTACATGCTGTCTGATTATGTGGTCGCGGTCACCTTGGCAGAAACAGACATTGCCCAGGACGTATCCGATGCATGGATCGAAAGCGGAGAAGAACTGAAGATGTCTGCAGGGTGGAGCTGTTATTGCTGGCTGCTCGGAAGCAGGAAGGATGAGGAGTTTTCGACGGAGAAGCTTGCAGGCATGCTTCAACAGGTGAAGGAATCGATCCACGACGCACCGGAAAGGACCAAATCAGCGATGAATAATTTTGTCACGACTGTCGGGGTTTCCTACGCCCCGCTCCACGAGACTGCCCTCGAGACGGCGAAAGCGATCGGGCCGGTGGAGATGAAGCGGGAAGGGAAAAAGAACGCTGTCCTGCATGCGTATGAAGATATTCAGAAACAGGTGGAGCGTTTGAGGATCGGATTCAAGCGGAAATATGTAAGATGTTAA